From a region of the Theobroma cacao cultivar B97-61/B2 chromosome 8, Criollo_cocoa_genome_V2, whole genome shotgun sequence genome:
- the LOC18591952 gene encoding serine carboxypeptidase-like 7 — MAREMKMALLVFLFFLFQVCSQLAFAHSAVKFLPGFEGPLPFELETGYVGVGDSEDVQLFYYFVKSERNPEEDPLLLWLTGGPGCSAFSGLVFEIGPLNFKADVEYNGSLPTLVLNPYSWTKVSNIIFVDSPVGTGFSFARNNLAALTGDFKQANQLHQFLRKWLKDHPDFISSPVYVSGDSYSGIPIPVLAQEILNGNEEGIRPIISLQGYVLGNPATVPSLEANLKVPYAHGMGLISDELYESLKRSCDGEYQTVDPSNVECEKDIQYFSKCISGIQPAQILEPICPFASPRPQEIGGKRDLEEQHGEVLLEDEPPPPPPLPTLGCRTYAYLLCYYWANDDNVQKALHIRKGSIGQWQRCTFGLPYTADVPSSFPYHANLSARGIRALIYSGDHDLTVPFLATQAWIRSLNYTIVDDWRPWVLRGQVAGYTRTYSNRMTFATVKGGGHTAPEYRPAECLAMFKRWISEEPL, encoded by the exons ATGGCAAGAGAAATGAAGATGGCGCTGCTagtctttttattctttctttttcaggTTTGCTCACAGCTTGCATTCGCTCATTCTGCTGTCAAGTTTCTTCCTGGGTTTGAGGGGCCTCTCCCTTTTGAACTTGAAACCGG GTATGTAGGTGTTGGTGATTCTGAGGATGTTCAGCTCTTCTACTACTTTGTAAAGTCGGAAAGAAATCCTGAAGAGGACCCTCTTTTGCTTTGGTTGACTGGTGGCCCTGGCTGCTCTGCGTTTTCCGGTCTTGTTTTTGAAATTG GTCCATTGAATTTCAAGGCCGACGTGGAGTACAACGGAAGCTTACCGACTTTGGTATTGAATCCGTACTCATGGACAAAG GTTTCCAACATCATATTCGTAGATTCACCAGTTGGCACAGGATTCTCCTTTGCAAGAAACAATCTTGCTGCACTGACAGGTGACTTCAAACAGGCTAACCAGCTCCACCAATTTCTTCGGAAG TGGCTGAAGGATCATCCAGACTTCATTTCAAGTCCGGTCTATGTTAGCGGGGACTCGTATTCTGGTATTCCAATCCCAGTCCTTGCTCAAGAGATCTTAAATG GAAACGAAGAAGGTATCAGACCCATAATTAGTCTACAG GGATACGTACTCGGGAACCCTGCAACAGTGCCAAGTCTTGAAGCCAACCTCAAGGTTCCGTATGCTCATGGAATGGGACTAATTTCTGATGAACTTTACGAG TCACTGAAGAGAAGTTGTGACGGAGAATACCAAACTGTAGATCCCAGTAACGTGGAGTGCGAGAAAGATATTCAATATTTCTCCAAG TGTATTTCAGGAATTCAACCTGCCCAAATTCTGGAGCCAATCTGCCCTTTTGCTTCCCCAAGGCCACAAGAGATTGGTGGAAAGCGTGATCTCGAAGAACAGCATGGAGAAGTACTCCTTGAAGATGAACCGCCGCCGCCACCACCGCTTCCTACATTGGGCTGTCGT ACTTATGCATACTTGCTCTGTTATTATTGGGCTAACGATGATAATGTCCAGAAAGCACTCCACATTAGAAAG GGAAGCATAGGACAATGGCAGCGGTGCACTTTTGGATTACCTTATACAGCCGATGTTCCAAGCAGTTTTCCGTATCATGCTAACCTCAGTGCCAGAGGGATCCGCGCTCTCATATACAG TGGCGACCATGACCTAACCGTGCCCTTCTTGGCAACTCAAGCATGGATAAGATCTCTGAACTATACAATTGTTGATGACTGGCGGCCATGGGTGCTGCGAGGCCAAGTTGCAGG ATACACGAGGACTTATTCTAACAGGATGACATTTGCCACTGTTAAG GGAGGAGGTCACACAGCTCCTGAGTACAGGCCTGCAGAATGTTTGGCAATGTTTAAAAGGTGGATATCTGAAGAGCCTCTGTGA
- the LOC18591954 gene encoding putative serine carboxypeptidase-like 52, with protein MYARRRYLDEHQKELLDPEPPILPKIGCRIIPYSPLRNANYTYSFLLSSYWANAGNVQKAIHIRKGSIGQWKRCDFGLPYTADLPSSFLYHVNLSTRGYRALVYSGDHDMLVPFLGTEAWIKSLNYPIVDDWRPWMVQDQVAGYTRTYSNQMTYATIKRGGHTAPEYKPAECFAMFKRWISREPL; from the exons ATGTATGCTAGAAGACGGTATCTTGATGAACACCAGAAAGAGCTCCTTGATCCTGAACCACCAATACTTCCTAAAATTGGCTGTCGGATAATTCCATATTCTCCCCTCAGAAATGCAAATTAT ACTTATTCctttttgctttcttcttaTTGGGCTAATGCTGGCAATGTCCAGAAAGCAATCCACATAAGAAAG GGGAGTATAGGACAATGGAAGCGGTGTGATTTTGGATTACCTTACACAGCTGATCTTCCGAGCAGTTTTCTGTATCATGTAAACCTTAGTACCAGAGGTTATCGTGCTTTAGTTTACAG CGGTGACCATGACATGCTGGTGCCTTTCTTGGGAACTGAAGCATGGATAAAATCTCTCAACTATCCCATTGTTGATGATTGGCGGCCATGGATGGTGCAAGACCAAGTTGCAGG ATACACGAGGACCTACTCCAATCAAATGACATATGCCACTATTAAG AGAGGAGGGCACACAGCTCCCGAGTACAAGCCCGCAGAATGTTTTGCTATGTTTAAAAGGTGGATATCTCGAGAGCCTTTGTAA
- the LOC18591956 gene encoding calcium-transporting ATPase 3, endoplasmic reticulum-type isoform X2 — protein sequence MEDAYARSVSEVLDFFEVDSTKGLTDTQVSQHARLYGKNVLPKEERTPFWKLVFKQFDDLLVKILIAAAVVSFVLALINGETGLTAFLEPSVILLILAANAAVGVITETNAEKALEELRAYQADIATVLRNGCFSILPATELVPGDVVEVSVGSKIPADMRMIEMLSDQLRVDQAILTGESSSVEKDLESTMATNAVYQDKTNILFSGTVVVAGRARAVVIGVGANTAMGNIRDSMMQTDDEVTPLKKKLDEFGTFLAKVIAGICVLVWIVNIGHFRDPSHGGFLRGAIHYFKIAVALAVAAIPEGLPAVVTTCLALGTKRMARLNAIVRSLPSVETLGCTTVICSDKTGTLTTNMMSVSKICVVNSVQHGPAVAEFGVSGTTYAPEGFIFDSSGIQLEFPAQLPCLLHIAMCSALCNESLLQYNPDKGNYEKIGESTEVALRVLAEKVGLPGFDSMPSALNMLSKHERASYCNHYWENQFKKVSVLEFSRDRKMMSVLCSHKQMEIMFSKGAPESVVSRCTNILCNSDGSTVPLTATLRTELESRFHSFAGKETLRCLALALKIMPNGQQILSIDDEKDLTFIGLVGMLDPPREEVRNAMLSCMTAGIRVIVVTGDNKSTAESVCRKIGAFDHLVDFVGCSYTAAEFEELPAMQQTVALRRMALFTRVEPSHKRVLVEALQNQNEVVAMTGDGVNDAPALKKADIGIAMGSGTAVAKSASDMVLADDNFATIVAAVAEGRAIYNNTKQFIRYMISSNIGEVVCIFVAAVLGIPDTLAPVQLLWVNLVTDGLPATAIGFNKQDSDVMKAKPRKVGEAVVTGWLFFRYLVIGAYVGLATVAGFIWWFVYAETGPKLLYAELMNFDTCSTRETTYPCSIFEDRHPSTVSMTVLVVVEMFNALNNLSENQSLLVIPPWSNLWLVASIILTMLLHILVLYVPPLSTLFSVTPLSWAEWTVILYLSFPVIIIDEVLKFFSRNSYGIRFNFRFRRFDALPKKELRDK from the exons ATGGAGGACGCCTATGCAAGATCTGTTTCCGAG GTTTTGGATTTCTTTGAGGTAGACTCAACGAAAGGTCTCACTGATACTCAG gTTTCACAACATGCTAGGCTTTATGGGAAAAATG TGCTGCCTAAAGAAGAAA GGACTCCATTTTGGAAATTGGTTTTCAAGCAATTTGATGATTTGCTTGTTAAGATATTGATTGCTGCAGCagttgtttcttttgttttggcTCTGATTAACGGAGAGACTGGATTAACTGCATTCTTGGAGCCTTCT GTTATCCTCCTGATATTGGCTGCCAATGCTGCAGTAGGAGTAATTACAGAAACAAATGCTGAGAAGGCTCTTGAG gAGCTACGTGCCTACCAAGCTGATATTGCAACTGTGCTGCGCAATG GTTGTTTCTCAATACTTCCTGCAACAGAGCTAGTTCCAGGAGACGTGGTAGAAGTTAGTG TGGGAAGCAAAATTCCAGCTGATATGAGAATGATTGAGATGCTAAGCGATCAGTTACGTGTTGATCAAGCAATTCTTACAG GTGAGAGCAGCTCCGTGGAAAAAGACCTCGAGTCCACCATGGCAACAAATGCCGTATATCAAGACAAGACAAATATTCTTTTCTCA GGTACAGTAGTGGTTGCTGGTAGGGCAAGAGCTGTTGTTATTGGAGTTGGTGCAAACACTGCCATGGGCAACATTCGTGATTCAATGATGCAAACAGATGAT GAAGTGACACCCTTGAAAAAGAAGTTGGATGAATTTGGTACCTTTTTGGCTAAG GTTATTGCAGGTATTTGTGTATTGGTGTGGATTGTAAATATTGGACATTTTCGTGACCCTTCTCATGGTGGGTTCTTGCGTGGTGCAATTCATTACTTTAAG ATTGCAGTTGCACTTGCAGTCGCGGCAATTCCTGAAGGGCTTCCTGCCGTTGTTACAAC GTGTTTGGCCCTCGGAACAAAGCGAATGGCTCGACTGAATGCTATTGTTCGATCCTTGCCATCAGTAGAAACTTTAGGCTGTACCACAGTGATTTGCAGTGACAAGACAGGAACTCTGACGACAAATATGATGTCTGTTTCAAAG ATATGTGTGGTCAATTCTGTACAACATGGTCCTGCAGTTGCTGAATTTGGTGTCAGTGGGACAACTTATGCACCAGAAGGCTTTATTTTTGACAGCAGTGGGATTCAG CTTGAATTCCCAGCTCAGTTGCCCTGTCTTCTTCACATAGCAATGTGTTCAGCTCTATGCAATGAGTCTCTCTTACAGTATAATCCTGACAAGGGAAACTACGAAAAAATTGGCGAGTCAACTGAAGTAGCTCTCCGAGTCTTGGCAGAGAAG GTTGGTCTTCCTGGCTTTGACTCTATGCCTTCTGCTCTGAACATGCTGAGCAAGCATGAGCGAGCCTCCTACTGTAATCACTATTGGGAAAACCAATTTAAAAAG GTTTCTGTTTTGGAATTTTCCCGGGATCGCAAGATGATGAGTGTCCTTTGTAGCCATAAACAGATGGAGATTATGTTTTCTAAAGGTGCTCCTGAGAGTGTCGTCTCTAGATGCACAAATATCCTCTGCAATAGTGATGGTTCCACTGTGCCATTGACTGCTACACTTCGGACTGAGCTGGAGTCAAGATTCCACAG TTTTGCAGGGAAAGAAACATTGAGATGTCTGGCTTTAGCCTTGAAGATAATGCCCAATGGTCAACAGATTCTCTCCATTGATGATGAGAAAGATCTTACATTTATTGGGTTG GTTGGAATGCTTGATCCTCCAAGAGAGGAAGTGAGGAATGCTATGCTTTCATGCATGACTGCTGGTATACGTGTTATTGTTGTTACTGGAGATAATAAG TCCACAGCGGAATCAGTTTGCCGTAAGATAGGTGCTTTTGATCACTTGGTAGATTTTGTTGGGTGTTCGTATACTGCTGCTGAGTTTGAAGAGCTTCCAGCAATGCAGCAAACAGTTGCATTGCGACGTATGGCACTCTTCACCAG GGTTGAGCCTTCTCATAAAAGGGTGCTGGTTGAGGCCTTACAAAATCAGAATGAAGTA GTTGCCATGACTGGTGATGGTGTCAATGATGCACCTGCACTTAAGAAAGCAGATATTGGAATTGCGATGGGATCTGGAACAGCAGTTGCAAAG AGTGCTTCAGATATGGTTTTAGCTGATGACAATTTTGCTACCATTGTGGCG GCTGTTGCAGAAGGAAGGGCAATATACAACAATACAAAGCAATTCATCAGATACATGATCTCTTCAAATATTGGTGAAGTGGTTTGTATTTTTGTGGCGGCTGTGCTAGGAATACCTGATACCCTTGCGCCT GTCCAGCTGCTATGGGTCAACTTGGTTACTGATGGATTGCCTGCCACTGCCATTGGGTTTAATAAGCAGGACTCTGACGTGATGAAGGCTAAACCTCGCAAG GTTGGTGAAGCAGTGGTCACCGGCTGGCTGTTCTTCCGTTATTTGGTGATTGGAG CTTATGTCGGCCTTGCCACTGTTGCTGGGTTCATATGGTGGTTCGTTTACGCGGAAACTGGTCCTAAACTACTATATGCTGAATTG ATGAATTTTGATACCTGCTCAACGAGGGAGACCACTTATCCGTGCAGTATCTTTGAGGATCGGCATCCATCGACTGTGTCCATGACTGTGCTTGTTGTTGTTGAGATGTTTAACGCTTTGAATAATCTCAGTGAAAACCAATCTCTTTT GGTAATTCCTCCTTGGAGTAATTTGTGGCTGGTTGCTTCAATCATCCTAACAATGCTCCTTCACATACTAGTTTTGTATGTTCCTCCACTATCTACGCTCTTCTCT gtTACACCTTTGTCTTGGGCTGAGTGGACTGTTATCCTATACCTTTCTTTCCCT GTTATAATTATTGATGAGGTGCTAAAGTTCTTCTCGAGAAATTCCTATG GTATAAGGTTCAATTTCAGATTCAGGAGATTTGATGCACTTCCGAAAAAGGAACTTCGAGACAAGTGA
- the LOC18591956 gene encoding calcium-transporting ATPase 3, endoplasmic reticulum-type isoform X1, translating to MEDAYARSVSEVLDFFEVDSTKGLTDTQVSQHARLYGKNVLPKEERTPFWKLVFKQFDDLLVKILIAAAVVSFVLALINGETGLTAFLEPSVILLILAANAAVGVITETNAEKALEELRAYQADIATVLRNGVIAGCFSILPATELVPGDVVEVSVGSKIPADMRMIEMLSDQLRVDQAILTGESSSVEKDLESTMATNAVYQDKTNILFSGTVVVAGRARAVVIGVGANTAMGNIRDSMMQTDDEVTPLKKKLDEFGTFLAKVIAGICVLVWIVNIGHFRDPSHGGFLRGAIHYFKIAVALAVAAIPEGLPAVVTTCLALGTKRMARLNAIVRSLPSVETLGCTTVICSDKTGTLTTNMMSVSKICVVNSVQHGPAVAEFGVSGTTYAPEGFIFDSSGIQLEFPAQLPCLLHIAMCSALCNESLLQYNPDKGNYEKIGESTEVALRVLAEKVGLPGFDSMPSALNMLSKHERASYCNHYWENQFKKVSVLEFSRDRKMMSVLCSHKQMEIMFSKGAPESVVSRCTNILCNSDGSTVPLTATLRTELESRFHSFAGKETLRCLALALKIMPNGQQILSIDDEKDLTFIGLVGMLDPPREEVRNAMLSCMTAGIRVIVVTGDNKSTAESVCRKIGAFDHLVDFVGCSYTAAEFEELPAMQQTVALRRMALFTRVEPSHKRVLVEALQNQNEVVAMTGDGVNDAPALKKADIGIAMGSGTAVAKSASDMVLADDNFATIVAAVAEGRAIYNNTKQFIRYMISSNIGEVVCIFVAAVLGIPDTLAPVQLLWVNLVTDGLPATAIGFNKQDSDVMKAKPRKVGEAVVTGWLFFRYLVIGAYVGLATVAGFIWWFVYAETGPKLLYAELMNFDTCSTRETTYPCSIFEDRHPSTVSMTVLVVVEMFNALNNLSENQSLLVIPPWSNLWLVASIILTMLLHILVLYVPPLSTLFSVTPLSWAEWTVILYLSFPVIIIDEVLKFFSRNSYGIRFNFRFRRFDALPKKELRDK from the exons ATGGAGGACGCCTATGCAAGATCTGTTTCCGAG GTTTTGGATTTCTTTGAGGTAGACTCAACGAAAGGTCTCACTGATACTCAG gTTTCACAACATGCTAGGCTTTATGGGAAAAATG TGCTGCCTAAAGAAGAAA GGACTCCATTTTGGAAATTGGTTTTCAAGCAATTTGATGATTTGCTTGTTAAGATATTGATTGCTGCAGCagttgtttcttttgttttggcTCTGATTAACGGAGAGACTGGATTAACTGCATTCTTGGAGCCTTCT GTTATCCTCCTGATATTGGCTGCCAATGCTGCAGTAGGAGTAATTACAGAAACAAATGCTGAGAAGGCTCTTGAG gAGCTACGTGCCTACCAAGCTGATATTGCAACTGTGCTGCGCAATG GGGTTATTGCAGGTTGTTTCTCAATACTTCCTGCAACAGAGCTAGTTCCAGGAGACGTGGTAGAAGTTAGTG TGGGAAGCAAAATTCCAGCTGATATGAGAATGATTGAGATGCTAAGCGATCAGTTACGTGTTGATCAAGCAATTCTTACAG GTGAGAGCAGCTCCGTGGAAAAAGACCTCGAGTCCACCATGGCAACAAATGCCGTATATCAAGACAAGACAAATATTCTTTTCTCA GGTACAGTAGTGGTTGCTGGTAGGGCAAGAGCTGTTGTTATTGGAGTTGGTGCAAACACTGCCATGGGCAACATTCGTGATTCAATGATGCAAACAGATGAT GAAGTGACACCCTTGAAAAAGAAGTTGGATGAATTTGGTACCTTTTTGGCTAAG GTTATTGCAGGTATTTGTGTATTGGTGTGGATTGTAAATATTGGACATTTTCGTGACCCTTCTCATGGTGGGTTCTTGCGTGGTGCAATTCATTACTTTAAG ATTGCAGTTGCACTTGCAGTCGCGGCAATTCCTGAAGGGCTTCCTGCCGTTGTTACAAC GTGTTTGGCCCTCGGAACAAAGCGAATGGCTCGACTGAATGCTATTGTTCGATCCTTGCCATCAGTAGAAACTTTAGGCTGTACCACAGTGATTTGCAGTGACAAGACAGGAACTCTGACGACAAATATGATGTCTGTTTCAAAG ATATGTGTGGTCAATTCTGTACAACATGGTCCTGCAGTTGCTGAATTTGGTGTCAGTGGGACAACTTATGCACCAGAAGGCTTTATTTTTGACAGCAGTGGGATTCAG CTTGAATTCCCAGCTCAGTTGCCCTGTCTTCTTCACATAGCAATGTGTTCAGCTCTATGCAATGAGTCTCTCTTACAGTATAATCCTGACAAGGGAAACTACGAAAAAATTGGCGAGTCAACTGAAGTAGCTCTCCGAGTCTTGGCAGAGAAG GTTGGTCTTCCTGGCTTTGACTCTATGCCTTCTGCTCTGAACATGCTGAGCAAGCATGAGCGAGCCTCCTACTGTAATCACTATTGGGAAAACCAATTTAAAAAG GTTTCTGTTTTGGAATTTTCCCGGGATCGCAAGATGATGAGTGTCCTTTGTAGCCATAAACAGATGGAGATTATGTTTTCTAAAGGTGCTCCTGAGAGTGTCGTCTCTAGATGCACAAATATCCTCTGCAATAGTGATGGTTCCACTGTGCCATTGACTGCTACACTTCGGACTGAGCTGGAGTCAAGATTCCACAG TTTTGCAGGGAAAGAAACATTGAGATGTCTGGCTTTAGCCTTGAAGATAATGCCCAATGGTCAACAGATTCTCTCCATTGATGATGAGAAAGATCTTACATTTATTGGGTTG GTTGGAATGCTTGATCCTCCAAGAGAGGAAGTGAGGAATGCTATGCTTTCATGCATGACTGCTGGTATACGTGTTATTGTTGTTACTGGAGATAATAAG TCCACAGCGGAATCAGTTTGCCGTAAGATAGGTGCTTTTGATCACTTGGTAGATTTTGTTGGGTGTTCGTATACTGCTGCTGAGTTTGAAGAGCTTCCAGCAATGCAGCAAACAGTTGCATTGCGACGTATGGCACTCTTCACCAG GGTTGAGCCTTCTCATAAAAGGGTGCTGGTTGAGGCCTTACAAAATCAGAATGAAGTA GTTGCCATGACTGGTGATGGTGTCAATGATGCACCTGCACTTAAGAAAGCAGATATTGGAATTGCGATGGGATCTGGAACAGCAGTTGCAAAG AGTGCTTCAGATATGGTTTTAGCTGATGACAATTTTGCTACCATTGTGGCG GCTGTTGCAGAAGGAAGGGCAATATACAACAATACAAAGCAATTCATCAGATACATGATCTCTTCAAATATTGGTGAAGTGGTTTGTATTTTTGTGGCGGCTGTGCTAGGAATACCTGATACCCTTGCGCCT GTCCAGCTGCTATGGGTCAACTTGGTTACTGATGGATTGCCTGCCACTGCCATTGGGTTTAATAAGCAGGACTCTGACGTGATGAAGGCTAAACCTCGCAAG GTTGGTGAAGCAGTGGTCACCGGCTGGCTGTTCTTCCGTTATTTGGTGATTGGAG CTTATGTCGGCCTTGCCACTGTTGCTGGGTTCATATGGTGGTTCGTTTACGCGGAAACTGGTCCTAAACTACTATATGCTGAATTG ATGAATTTTGATACCTGCTCAACGAGGGAGACCACTTATCCGTGCAGTATCTTTGAGGATCGGCATCCATCGACTGTGTCCATGACTGTGCTTGTTGTTGTTGAGATGTTTAACGCTTTGAATAATCTCAGTGAAAACCAATCTCTTTT GGTAATTCCTCCTTGGAGTAATTTGTGGCTGGTTGCTTCAATCATCCTAACAATGCTCCTTCACATACTAGTTTTGTATGTTCCTCCACTATCTACGCTCTTCTCT gtTACACCTTTGTCTTGGGCTGAGTGGACTGTTATCCTATACCTTTCTTTCCCT GTTATAATTATTGATGAGGTGCTAAAGTTCTTCTCGAGAAATTCCTATG GTATAAGGTTCAATTTCAGATTCAGGAGATTTGATGCACTTCCGAAAAAGGAACTTCGAGACAAGTGA